The following coding sequences lie in one Stigmatopora argus isolate UIUO_Sarg chromosome 5, RoL_Sarg_1.0, whole genome shotgun sequence genomic window:
- the rnf215 gene encoding LOW QUALITY PROTEIN: RING finger protein 215 (The sequence of the model RefSeq protein was modified relative to this genomic sequence to represent the inferred CDS: deleted 2 bases in 1 codon), whose amino-acid sequence MAPSLVVFLWPVLLPLAGSTLVPQRVAVVEASAEKWLSGAMLSGKVVTSSRGENAEGRMEGKLVLIQDVVKRDKEKGEIWIGVLPLEDQQGSAGKKHESFTESVVRRMKRALVLGASALILLALNQNTVREMDLSQVLSKPVIIIQTSENVTRLIGALLRGLHATAKITFSNVLHDNLVSVGLGARGRTDIGRKRVGVSEQGATLTLWSSCGRSRGGRYGEWQGVICTGENKSQVQKKLQQLWDTILWVALILSTGVILRARRPNRERFFYDNVESLPKQDILKTMSSLQTKMYQRAKVRHEETADNCAVCLEAYRPNQRLRVLPCRHEYHQECVDPWLLLRHTCPLCKRSILGGVCRDS is encoded by the exons ATGGCGCCGTCGCTGGTCGTCTTCCTGTGGCCGGTGCTGTTACCTCTCGCAGGGTCAACTCTGGTCCCCCAGCGGGTCGCCGTGGTGGAGGCATCCGCCGAGAAGTGGCTGAGCGGCGCTATGCTCAGCGGGAAGGTGGTGACCAGTAGCCGAGGAGAGAACGCCGAGGGCCGCATGGAGGGAAAGCTCGTTCTG aTTCAGGACGTGGTGAAGAGAGACAAGGAAAAGGGAGAGATTTGGATCGGCGTCCTGCCCCTGGAGGACCAACAAGGGTCTGCTGGGAAGAAGCACGAATCTTTTACCGAGTCGGTGGTCAGAAGG ATGAAGCGAGCATTGGTGCTCGGGGCGTCGGCGCTCATCCTCCTGGCTCTCAACCAAAACACAGTCAGAGAA ATGGATCTGTCTCAGGTTCTGTCCAAGCCGGTCATCATCATCCAAACATCCGAGAATGTCACCAGGCTCATCGGAGCCCTGCTCAG GGGCCTCCACGCGACGGCAAAAATTACTTTCTCAAACGTCCTGCACGATAACCTGGTAAGCGTTGGGCTCGGCGCCCGCGGTCGAACG GACATTGGTCGAAAACGTGTGGGCGTTTCCGAGCAGGGCGCCACGCTGACGCTGTGGTCGAGCTGCGGCCGCTCAAGAGGGGGGCGCTACGGCGAGTGGCAGGGGGTCATCTGCACGGGGGAGAACAAGTCACAAGTGCAG AAGAAACTACAACAGCTATGGGACACCATCCTGTGGGTGGCGCTCATCCTCAGCACCGGCGTCATTCTGCGGGCCCGCCGACCCAACCGCGAGCGCTTCTTCTACGACAATGTGGAG TCCCTCCCAAAACAGGACATCCTGAAGACCATGTCCTCCCTCCAGACCAAAATGTACCAAAGGGCCAAAGTACGGCACGAGGAGACTGCGGACAACTGCGCCGTTTGCCTGGAGGCCTATCGCCCCAACCAG CGTCTTCGCGTTTTGCCCTGCCGCCACGAGTACCACCAAGAATGCGTGGACCCCTGGCTGCTGCTTCGCCACACCTGCCCGTTGTGCAAACGCAGTATTTTGG
- the LOC144074606 gene encoding uncharacterized protein LOC144074606 — MFSRNRSGGQHGASVPPKGGVKSKKRAPNPKVALVIRGKIHRLLQGSADHRLPDSELYYEDEAEREKRGKDRRRVHPEAGPGDEACSSALVSNGKGHAGPPQTLRVGEAALTREGCLRIPCTLQRKSGKSPAGRKRISFEGLLPLSPEPPPPTSSPLSAPAETNRNGISAGSPRVRPKRPYSTGDALDYDLAPPLPGPPEPEGGRLGEEESSAVIDHILKELRGINKIQEEISDLRDYLTSVKGSVEEVSSCVDAVLVEIEGIRSSEKADQDRGTWSGASRSEDATPTARRRPASAYGSLGSATPKSNRFPDLRKGEPRRPRADDYSVSPITESDHHLDPEELEDTSDLSSDIPEGALARKLSFGRDCLSTSSLSSQSSKSESDLERPTGQTNAHWSSTNPPHGGAGEHLWDGESSYSVDPKAEAYYERVFSYDRYATRISGERDLVESGRYHSTPHARTSSRREDWQTRRSKSQPGFQTNLRNYGAESCSYLKSSGHRSFDENYGSSNGFSYDQSGNGNHFSSYEERYSPYDNASGTWASEERPFVPQTPHRVRHHSRRDLETGFNVKRISRAVSDFSSALRGALRKLEVPPDRDLEEATDFDGTGDLPPKSFSWDLVSQNFPYEEEEDFPADGLHYPSLEHVTYPESPSDSVADEENVPENWPSDQNLKSPMSRGTTTESLSVEEPQGLVEGKTAAPQPEDQNRESNLMDESKMKCGRSFQQILREKREIRRNLASAATSSREGFDAGGSQDGDQVSDCVVSLPPDITNIASPQDLVHL, encoded by the exons ATGTTCTCCAGGAATCGCTCCGGTGGGCAACATGGAGCTAGCGTGCCCCCCAAGGGTGGCGTCAAGAGCAAGAAGCGAGCCCCCAACCCCAAAGTGGCTTTGGTCATCCGGGGGAAAATCCACCGGCTGCTGCAAGGTTCCGCCGACCACCGCCTTCCCGATTCCGAGCTCTATTACGAGGACGAAGCGGAACGGGAAAAACGCGGGAAGGATCGCCGACGGGTCCATCCCGAGGCGGGACCCGGGGACGAGGCCTGCTCCTCCGCCCTGGTGTCCAACGGGAAAGGACACGCCGGACCTCCGCAAACGCTACGCGTGGGGGAGGCGGCCCTGACTCGGGAAGGGTGTTTACGGATACCCTGCACTTTGCAGCGCAAGAGCGGGAAATCCCCCGCCGGTCGGAAGCGGATTTCATTCGAAGGTTTACTCCCCCTGTCCCCGGAGCCGCCGCCGCCCACGTCCAGCCCCCTCTCGGCGCCGGCCGAGACGAACCGGAACGGGATCTCGGCGGGTTCCCCTCGCGTTCGACCCAAGAGACCCTACTCCACCGGAGACGCCCTGGACTACGACTTGGCCCCGCCCCTCCCGGGGCCACCGGAGCCCGAGGGAGGGCGTCTGGGTGAGGAGGAATCCAGCGCCGTCATTGATCACATTCTCAAAGAGCTGCGGGGCATCAACAAGATCCAGGAGGAGATCTCAGACCTCAGGGATTACCTGACCTCCGTCAAGGGTTCCGTGGAAGAGGTCTCATCCTGCGTGGATGCCGTGTTGGTGGAAATCGAAGGGATTCGGTCCAGCGAGAAGGCGGATCAAGACCGGGGCACCTGGTCAGGGGCATCGCGCTCGGAGGACGCCACCCCCACGGCTCGCCGAAGGCCCGCTAGCGCTTACGGCAGTTTGGGGAGCGCCACGCCAAAGTCCAACCGTTTCCCGGACCTTCGCAAAGGGGAACCTCGAAGACCCAGGGCAGACGACTACTCAGTCTCCCCGATCACCGAATCGGACCATCATTTGGACCCGGAGGAACTGGAGGACACATCGGACCTCAGCTCAGACATTCCAGAAGGCGCGCTGGCCAGAAAACTGAGCTTTGGCCGAGACTGCCTGAGCACCAGTTCCTTGTCTTCTCAAAGTTCCAAGTCGGAGTCAGATTTGGAGAGACCCACGGGTCAGACAAACGCGCACTGGAGCTCCACCAATCCTCCACACGGGGGAGCCGGCGAGCATCTGTGGGATGGAGAGTCTTCTTACTCGGTGGACCCTAAAGCCGAGGCTTACTACGAAAGAGTGTTCAGTTACGATCGCTACGCCACCCGGATCTCCGGGGAACGGGACTTAGTTGAATCTGGGCGCTATCACTCTACCCCCCACGCCAGGACGTCATCACGCCGGGAGGACTGGCAAACGCGGAGGTCGAAATCCCAACCGGGCTTTCAGACAAACCTCCGAAACTACGGTGCAGAATCTTGCTCTTACCTGAAAAGTTCGGGTCATCGTTCTTTCGACGAAAATTACGGTTCCTCCAACGGGTTTAGCTACGACCAGTCCGGCAACGGCAATCATTTTAGCAGCTACGAGGAACGCTACTCGCCCTACGACAACGCCTCGGGGACGTGGGCTTCGGAGGAGAGACCCTTCGTCCCGCAGACCCCCCACAGAGTCCGTCACCACAGTCGCCGAGATCTCGAGACGGGATTCAACGTCAAGCGGATCAGTCGAGCCGTTTCCGACTTCAGTTCCGCTTTGCGTGGAGCGCTTCGGAAACTCGAGGTTCCTCCAGACCGGGATCTCGAAGAGGCAACGGATTTTGACGGGACTGGTGACCTGCCTCCCAAATCTTTTAGCTGGGACCTCGTCAGCCAAAACTTTCCctacgaagaagaagaagactttCCTGCCGACGGCCTCCATTACCCAAGTTTGGAACACGTAACCTACCCCGAGTCCCCGTCCGACAGCGTAGCGGACGAGGAGAACGTTCCCGAGAACTGGCCTTCGGACCAGAACCTCAAGAGTCCGATGTCACGAGGCACCACCACCGAATCTCTGTCGGTCGAAGAACCGCAAGGACTCGTCGAAGGCAAAACGGCGGCGCCGCAACCCGAGGACCAAAACCGTGAGAGCAACCTAATGGATGAAAGCAAGATGAAATGTGGGAGGAGCTTCCAGCAGATTCTGCGGGAAAAGCGGGAGATCCGACGCAATCTGGCCAGCGCCGCCACTTCCTCACGAGAGGGTTTTGACGCAG GTGGAAGTCAAGATGGAGATCAGGTTTCTGACTGTGTGGTTTCTCTGCCTCCCGACATTACTAACATTGCATCCCCGCAAGACCTTGTTCATCTGTAA